The genomic DNA aaaatcaattatttatttgccaCCGTGCACTATGTACCTAGGTTTTAACACAACTTTCAccttattttttctctctaagACAACCAATGTACAATATATTTTTATGGTCCGTTATTGAAAACTGTGCTATGCAACGTTCTGCATAGTTGATATCAAAATTTTCATCCCCCTTTCTACGTGTGACACAGTATGgacgaaagaataaaaataaaatgcctTTCACACTAGCCTAACACTCCAAACCAAACGCAACTCGGCCAGTCGGGctggcagtgtgtgtgtgtgtttggctttCAGAGACATCTGATCCAGTCTGTATCGTATCCACAAAATCCTttcgcaaaataaaaaaccaatACTAGAGTCTAAAACCAACACCCCGCGAAACTGATCGCTGTATCAACCCGTAGTGactaaaaaacaaaagagagCACTAACTCCGGTTGATTTAACGCTCACCAGTGCAACTCCACAAATTGACTACGGTTTCCcggtattttttaatttagttgtttttttttttgtttgttaaataaagCGAATAGTTTGAATCTTTTCAATATTGCTCAATTGACGTGAACGTTCTTTATGggttccctgtttttttttttttttttgcggagcCTTTCGACAgctaacaaacaaaccaatagCAACGGGGAACGTTGGGATCGGTTTAGCTGCATGTTGTCGCATATTCATTTAGTGTCTATACATTCACTATTCGTGTCTATTTTTCATCGACACCGCCCTGTAAAGCAAGCCAGATTATTAAATACGGCGACTAGCAGTGTAATACTTTTTTATCTAGCCCAAAACTGTCGTTATTTTCGGTGAAAATAGTAAAAATGTATTGGGTGTTAATTACACTGagggaaaacatttaaatagCGAGCTCATCTGTGTCATGTTTTGCTACATTttttaaaaggtttttttaTGCCATTACTTTTTGAAACGATTGGAggttaaaaaaacgaaaaacgctTTACAAAatgatgttttattgttttatttagaGTCcacaattaaaaatcaaatatctGACCACAATGTGCCATCTGAATTTAACTGCAACTAATGCTTCACAGATAATACAAGTAACTTGATTAAATGATTCGTATCCAGCTATAAAGTTGGGGACTAAGTTCGTAGCGTTTATTGAGTTGCGTAGCTGTGagtgcaaataaataaataaataaaatatttaaacattgAAAGAAGGTTTGCCCGAAGGAGAAGTCTCGTATCTCGGTCGAAAAAGATCCAAGAATAAATTTTAAGTCTgatgattttccatttttttctgtttaatgttaaatgtgtttttatttacacGTTTTACCGTTCGCGTTATATTAAAATTGAGCCAAATTTAAGATAAAACAAAGACGTGCACGCTCAGAAGTGAAACAATTTGATTTTTCTAGATGCTTTCATAGCCCGTTCACCGGGCTCAAACCAAAACACCGAGACATGCAGACCAATAGGTGGTCCGGGTCTCTATGACTGCTGGCCATCTTTGGGATCAAAGCCTCATGTTAGTTACGTACGTGCATCGAAAGAGCAGAGTTGGGTAGTTGATGATGCGATTAAGAAGACCAGCCATGAAAGCCAGCCTAGCATGTTGTATTCAATCGTCTTAGGGTGGTAGCCCGAGAAGCAAGCACTTAGTCCTAAACTCCAGACAACGAGCCCAGGCAGTACATTGAAGCAGGTGCAAGCATACTAGGGCAGCGATTGAATGAACGAGCAATACCACGTTTTTGTGCATAAGGTGTCACGAAACTCACATGTCGTAAAGACATGGACTAACTGTTCCTAGTTCACCGTGTACTAACGTCAATCTTGTGTCGATGAGCACGACGTCATCCTTAAAACACTCTCTTCTCTCGAGGATCTGTGCGTTTAAAACATAGCTGAAGAACATAGGGGGTCGAGACCGACTGATGGTGATGCATTTATCGACGCAGAGAGTTAAAGCGGTTTCTTCAAACGCGACTTCAGAACTTATACTACAAGAATCCCCAGCAAAGTAGTGAACGAGATCTCTGTTTTTTGGGTTTAGTAGAGGCCTGGCGTTTCTTCGACCTGTAACTAGAGAGTGTGTTCTGAAAGCTGGAGAAACTATAGAGGATGTTCCGAAAAATCTATTATAAGTTAATCAATATCTTAGTATATGCTAATGTCATAGATTTCACTTGCTGGCAAGAGTAACAGATATGAGCACTATGGAAAGTAACGAAAATCCCTTAATCGCGAATAATATCACTATTTTACAGTGAATAAGACTTGCCAGGCGCCGTTGGATTGCTCGTATCACAAGATCCTTCACATTTCGTTTTTATACCCTCTTCACGGAAACAAGGGGGCGTAATAAACTTAAACTTATGTGGAGTGATAACGTTGATGCATTCTTCTGTAAGGCCTGATTAACCGATTGATACTGGATGGTACTCAACAGCGAACGTTTTGGAAGACTCAAGCCTAGCTCTTCAAAGTGAACGATTTATTGGCAAATCAGAAGGAAGGAACCAGAATAGAGATATTTATTAATTTCGTTCAAGAAAGAGGTCAATTTAGATCAAGTGCATCTAAACAtaaaatttttattacaaCTTTCAATTACAATTCTACATCATTTCTCACCACCTCGAAacctaaattaaattaaatcaattttaaagcCATTTCATCGTGTGAAACCTCCTCCAAATAACTAACCACTCAATTATCACTAATCTATGTAGCGCATTTCACATTATATACTTTGTGTTGGAAATTAGTACCATTTATGCTAAACATACGAAGTTGATGAATTGCGCACGCTACGATATCAGCTAGTAATTGAATCAATCAATCCCATCGCACCGTAAGGCAGACTTTGCTCTTTTGGCTGCGATAAAGATACTTCCCGGAAGCAATTGGCATCGGACCAGCTGTTATCCCTGGGTTGTCTGGAATAATGATGCTTTCGCACACCCATCTCAACTCAATCGTCTGACTCCGAAGAGTTCCGAGGTTCCGTAACGTGGATATTTAATTAGCCACATTCCATCACTTTAACTCGAGCTGgtaacagagagagagagagagagagagagaggagaaaaaagaagtaagTTCCCAAGTGCGTTCTTGTATCATTTTCCCTGCGGGACCGaagtttaatttcatttcattgaCTTGGGAAATTAATCTAACCAATAATACAAATGATCCATCAATCGCGCAGATCCACGGTCAAGCTGTGCCGTTCTTCTAACCTTCCTTTTAATCAGAACGGCCTGGTAGCGGATCAATCGATACTCTGTCGGATGGAAAACGTGCGGTGAATTAAAGAGACAGCCATTTTCCATCCTTCCTAGACATCGGTTTGCTAATCGGGGTTTTTCGGGGAGCCTTTCCAAAGCGAAATCTACGATGGCATAATAGCCTATCGATGAGTTGCACTGTAAGGAAGCGATTTGATTTCCATATTTTGGGTTGGTTAGTGTGTATTGGGGACTGCCCACATTGAGCGATTCTAATTAATGCGGCCTCTGTGATAAGTTTTCTCCCAAATCTGCGTTAATTTTTCTTACGGCTGATGATGACAACATTTGGCAATTAGCATTAATTGGTTCGGCAAGCATGCCTGAAGcaatcgaaaaaaagggaaaatggaagAGCGGAAGGGAATAAGATTAATGAATGAAAAGTATTTTCGAAAGCATGCCATTTTATGGTAGCTAGAGAAGTAGAACATTACAACCGTATTCGATCGCAAAAAAGTATTGTTTACTAATTAATTGAGTttatgatttaattaattaatattttgttACCAACATGCAATTAAGTTGCTTCCTTCAGCGCTCTCCTACGCTATGTGAGGATTTTAGCAGCCTTTTGCTACTATGAAGTTAGTCTTTAAGGTCAATTAAGAACGACTGTAACGGTAAACACATATATAAAGAAGAAAGGAAGTTGTTATTGCACTTCATTTTGACGAGCAACAGGTTACTAAATTTTTTTAAGGACGCACAACCACTGCTGACCTAGCGTATATTTGCTGAAAGCGTTTTGTTGTCGTTAAATGAACAACCGAGCTAAATGAACACAGGGCATGAACATACATGAACTTGCATTCGCACAATGGGCTCGAAAGATCGGACACCACTGCTCAAAATTAAATAGCCATaaaatttaacattttatATAAGTATAATAAATTATGGTcttagaataagaagtaagtaaataaaaacagaagttactcaaatgaaaaattgtgttaaaattataaataagtTGACCGTTaaatattgtttgtttgtaaatgCTATTGTTGGGAAATATTTTTACGtttcaatgatttttttaatcgttAATTTATAGAGCCAAAGCCTCTGGGGAAGAggtctttgagacctcattcgcctatTACGTTTCAATGATGAATTCTCCAAGCATATATAGTGCAATCTGGTTTAAAACTGATCAATAGTACGGCTTAATCAGATTTTTCAGGTtttaagagcaagatcttgaaaatctacgaagattttgttgccctccaagtgcatcctagcgctccacaggcatcaaatcgtgctgcccttcctgagacctacagttcccttttaacaacagattcctcgttgcacgaggaaattaagaccataccgaatgatcttcgcccgatggtagttccgggcattttcagggataagtatggccatttagaccaaagtagccagtattacactgacggatcatcctctaaggagggcaccggTGTCCggtgtttttagtgagtccgccgaagcatttttcaaattgcgggagccgtgtagtgtctacaccgcagaactagccgcaatcttgtacgcactattgatgatagcagcgagaccttcggatcagcaCTTCATCTTTACATCTGGAGGGATCTGTCTTAGAGCTATtgagcactaagatccccgaacgctgttaagagtcaggatttccttaccatgaaaatcatagaattgcttggctccacgttcgacaaggcgttcaggatttcgctaatttgggtaccttctcattgtggaattcccggcaacgagaaggcagacttactggccaaaacaggcgtccaacgaggcgcattttacgaccgtctaacctcggcccgagagtttcttcgcctaccacagcaacatttcctgtctcgctggcagagcatgtgggaggcggatgatcacggcgattccttttctcgatctctccgcaagtgtccctgcggccttggttcggtgggctctctgtagaccgggcgttcatacgcatgatgtctcgacttatgtcgaatcatttcgcgttgaacgctcatctgcagcgtataactctggctcagacgaaggtgtgtggctgcggtgacggatttcacgatgtggatcatcttctgtggtcctgcgtggagtttgaaaccgcaagaccctccttgttgatcgcagtcgagagcatcggcagacgaccgggtatagaaataagagaagtgttggcgactagggcCTTCATGAGGCTCATTTAcagattcgccagagacaacggtcttatcctttgattccgcatccctattatccttccaatccataaccgccattcctttttggTTATTCGTAGTGTTGTCTTTGTTATAAGAGTTTTATGTAGTGCAACGGGTAATGcgttgacggagcaattgaattcgagggcaattttcatactgccgtaaaaagaaggaaggcttttttgtctgtagtagTGTGCTCCAAGTCAGTTTAGCTTTGGTACAGCTGGGTTCGGGAGTGttcggcgggtacagcctcgtaagcAGTGGAGCCACTCCAGCTGTTGTGAGATGGAATTCGCCGATCGCTTTAGAATttgatgttgacttggtcgatcataggctgtgtcatggctgggctacttggggatcattgcacgcagaaaaaatcatgtttgtccaaataactgtgctggtttgtttcagtccagacccacaaTAGACTTTACTCCCACTTTACTAGAACCATGAACGGCTAATTTTCACTTTCCAAGTACAATTCCTCCTTTTAGCATATTTACCAGTCAGGTTAATTCGTCGCTATAAAAGCTAGACTAAATTGTGCCCCGTAGCTGAATTGTCATTTTTTACTATTCATTCCATGCCATACCATACTACCATGTGTAGGACTAGCACCGCTGTTAAACTATAGCTAACAAGAATTTATGAACAAATCatatgaatatttaaatgatCCCATGCGTTTAAATGACCCAAGGATTACCTGAGCTAAACGATAACAGGCATTGATGTCCGGAACTCCAACCGAAATAGGAACTCCAACCGATAAAGCACACCGCCCATAAGAAAGAATCCTAACCAGGAACCAAAATCATAAACCTTAGCTCGGTATCTTCAAGTCATTCAAGTTAACCTCACTACAAGAAAAATGTTCTGGGTTTTCAAGAAAGAGAGCAAATTTGTCTGATTTGAGTGATTCCAAAACGTGGTTTGTCCCGAAAGCACAATAAGTATAATCCACCGGTAGGAACTGATCCTGGTTAATCCAGAAAAAATTCTAACGTCCGATCCGAGATGATCTGGTACGAGGTATCGAATTCAACATATCGAGATTCACCACATCTTCACAGACGGCTCTGTTAATCGGGAGTCACCCGGCTATCTATCTTTTCAGCCGAAGCAATAGCCTTCCGACTTGCCGCCGACGAAGGACTTCggaccgacattccgaacgtcatcTTCACCAACAGTGCCAGTGttctccacaaaactccgctctatcaagcacaacaccgcaccccgggacgatcccgattccagccatGTCTGCCAACCCCgataccgacctagccatcatactatCACCCGACAAACACGTCATATTACACGAAGCATAATATTTTAGCAATTGTTAAGCCATACtcacaatatttttttccacacATTTGTAACAATAGACGGGAAacaggcgaatgaggtctcaaagtCTCAAATCTTGTAAaagtaaacgaaaaaaacatattaagATTCAAGGTCGAAGAGCAAgtagatccttttttttgtcccttaCTGTAAGGGGAATCAAGTGATATAAACTATCAGCTAATACTTATACATCTTATTTTAAACAAGGAAGAACAAATATTCAGACAAAACATTTAGACGTCAGATTTATTTACGTCCAGCTTCAATGTCCTTCAAACACTGTAACGTTAGAGACCCAGTTTGGACGCTTATAAAGTAACCTTCCGAGATCATCTACCGTACACATAACTCTGCTATCAAACCAGACAGAAATCTCCTTACAGTTAATTGGATAACAGCGTTTATAGCAAATCAATTGGAGTAATGATAAAAAAACCTGCTACATCCACTCATTGTTATGTGAACattctgcctttttttctacccTTTTTATCCATTCACAACATTCCTCGTCGACTCATGAATGAAACACCTGTATGCCATTGTTTTCACTGATTGTGTAAACAAACGATTAGCAAACTCAACCGTTGTGATGTTCCATTAATGCATTCGGCACGATGCACGTGACAGTGCATGTGTGCAAACAGTTCCCGGGCTTTTCGAATTATGTAGTACAATGTAGCCAAAACACTTTACAAACAATGGATTATACATTCATATTCTTTATTGCTTACCGTTTAGCAgtacaaaaacagaaaacggaCTGATTCTATGCGGCGCATTGTTACATCACTTACTTTTATTCTCGTAACAATATTTAAATCTACCTGTCCACTGGCCACCCATCAGTGATTGATGCCTGCTGCTTTCAATTAAACTAGTACTGTTGCTCATCCGCGCGCTGCCTTAACCGCTACCGCACACATATAATTGAGCGTCGCCCTCGTTAGGCACACCTTCACACCAGTCGGACTGAACCCATTATGTCCCCTGCCCAGTAGCTTTCCGTAAGCGCCTTTGTTGGGAAAAATCAGACAATCGCCAATCTCATGCTCGGGCAAGAAAATTTCCTCCCGAATTACATCATGCTCGCACATGGTACGCCCGTAGATCACCGATCGTACGCACGCCGAGTCACGTTTATCCTCCTGCACCACGGGCGTATTGGTGTGCGCGTCACACCAGTCAAAGGTATCGTACAGCCCGTCATCCACGTAGTACCTGATGCGGTATATCGCACCGGTGTGGTCCTTTTCGTACGATTTGGCCACCACGTTCACCAGTGCGGTAACTGCCGACTCTACGTAATATCGACCAGGCTCAGCTATTACAGTCACCTTCGTGCCTTGCCTTGGGTGGACAAACTTCTCCAGCGCTTTGTTGATGTGATGGGTGCACAGATCGAAATGCTCCATGTTCGCTCCAGGATAACCTCCTCCGATGTCCAGCAAGTGCATCTCTACGCCCATCGATCTGCCCATGTCGAAGATTTCGATCGCCTTCCTGATGCCGCCATAAAAACACTCAGCGTCCATACTGCCCGAACCCACGTGGAAACTGACACCAATCACACGTAGTCCCAGTGATTTTGCATGCTCCAATAGTGGCTTTGCATCCCGGTTCGGATCACAACCAAACTTTCGGCCAAGAGACAGCTGTGCCACACGTGCATCGTACCGAATCCTTAGTATGAGCTCAGCTTCCGGGAAGTGCTTTGCAATCTTGTCCAATTCATCCGACCCATCGAACGTCATCCGCTTTACAGCCGCCTGCTTTGCGTACAGTATCGATCCGATGGATTTGTTAGGATTGGCGTACACGATACGGTCCGTCGTTGCGCCCAACCCAATTACGGTTTCCAGTTCGGCCTTCGATGCACAGTCAAACCCGCAACCAAGCGCCACAAGCAGCCGTAGAATGGCCGGATGACTATTACACTTCACCGCGTAGAAGGGTGCCACGGTCGGGAGCTTTCGCTGCCAATGCCGATGCTTGGCCACGATGTCATCCAGATTGAGTACGTTCAACGGTTCACTGATCGTGGCCCGCTTCGAGATGAGCCGAATCATCTCCTCCACCGAGCCGTGCTCGTCTATCAGAACGTACCCAGGATCCATCACTAAACGCTCAACCGGCACGCTGGAACGTTCGACAGAAACTGCCAAACCGGCCGGCGTTTTTTGCATACTCTATCGCATGGCCCGGCCAGCGGAACATTTCTGAGAACTTCCATCTCCATCCCGGGGATTGGGAAGACCAGATAGCACATACCGCTCACCTGAAAAAATAGCTCCGATTCTCACGAATGGGGAGCTCGACCATCCGCCGACAGCCACAGCACACACTCCCATTAATTACCTCGGTTAACAACCTCGGGCTCTGACCCACCCCCAGACGCATGTTGCTATGCGTGCCCAATGAAAGTCTGAACATGTAACGTTTACACCCCATCTCACCGCCCATCTAATCGATCGATCTCATCGGCCGAAAGATCAGCTCTACATGCACTAAGCATAGTCTATAAAGCTGACTTCAATAGCGCGTTGAAGGCTTAGTGTACTGTGTAGACTCTGTCTCGATGGACTCTCCACCGGAACGTCACTCCGCGACGGAATTGGTGCAACGCTTCATCAGCTCCGGAACCACCGAATCACCCGTTAACATTCTCGACCTAGACGAGATCGTTCGCAGCCACCGACGATGGAAGGACAGCTATCCGTTCGCGGTGCCCTTCTTCTTACCCAGTGTTAACAATCATCCCAAGGTGCTGACACTGCTGGGCAAACTGGGGCTTGGATTCAGCTGCGCTTCCATTGTGGAGATGCGCGCCGCCCTAAAGCAGGGTGGTGTCCCGCCCGACCGCATCATTCTAGCCCACCCTGCCAAAACCCCCGAAACGATACTGTATGCAAAGCAGAAAAATATTCGACGTATTGTTTGTGATAGTGTGCAGGAGATAGGCAAAGTACATCGCCTCTATCCCACGGCACACATTATTCTCCGTGTTCGAGTGTTTGCCGAGCAAAAGTTTGGTTGCTGTCCGACGGCGGAGGGCGTTCGGGAAATATTCGACTACGCAAACGCAACTGCCGAAACAGTCAGCATCGTGGGTATCCAGGTAGCTGTACCGCAGAGCCGTGTGCTGGATGCGGTAGAAACTCTGCGCCATGCCCTGCTGATAGCCAAGGTAGCGATCGAACAGGCCAGCTTAGCGGGTTTAGCTGACATACGGCAATTAATGCTCTCCGGTACAGAGTCCGTATCAGCGGACCGGCTGCAACAGACGCTGGCCGAGTTTAACTTTGATCCCGCCACGCTCGTCATCATCGAAACGGAGCGTCAGCTGGTACAGTCCGCCGTCACGCTTGTCACTTCCGTCCAGTCCAAACGGGTAATCCGTCAAGCCGGAACAACGGGACCCATACAGGAGATAATGTATTTCATCAATGACGGCCGATATGGGTCGTTTGAGTGGTGGAATGAAATTGATAAGCATCCCGCCACCGTGTTTCGCACCCACGGCGAAACCGTGTCAACTGCTTCGACACACCCTTCCTCGCTGTGGGGACCGTCCTGTGACTCAGCCGACATTGTCTGCGAGCGGCTCGAACTGCCCGAGCTGGAGATTGGGGATTTCTTGGTTTTCCCTGGAATGGGAGCTTACGGTGTAACGCTCGCCTCGTGCTTCAATGGGTTCCCCATTCCGAACACGATCGTTTGCGCAAGGTTGGAAACAACAAGGGCACTTGTTGGTGACGGTTAAGCTTGTGGAATTAATAAATGCAGTACGATCTACACCAAACAAGAGCGTACGTTTTCTAGCACTCATTTTTTACACTACGAAGGTAAAGAATTGTATGGATTCTCTTTATTGCAGCAATCGTTCTAATTTAGTAATATATATCTCTACCTATCTCTTTTTGACCTTATaatcttaggtcatgtctgccatttctggcttactagacttaatgataccacgtggTTTGATAGTcggtcctcactatgggagaacAGTCTGAATGGGATTAGAACCACGGTCCTACCATGTGAATCCGGGCTGCCCGAATTTAGTTACTTAAAGAATTTAAATACTGTACAGAACGTAACAGAGCTCAAAATGGATGATCTTTAGAATATAATCGAATGCTACAGGATTCATTACGAAATAGATGTTGTTCGTAAGCAGCTTGTTGTCCATTGACCGCACTGGAACCATCATGAATAAAGTCCACAGCACCACTTGCTAGAGCTTCCAGTGTTTTCCTGTGTAAGTAGAAAACATAGAGATATATTATAAACTACTAAATTGTTATCCACAATACTTTTAACTCTAAAAAACCATACCAAGTACATTCGCGAAGATAGGCAATAACTTTCGGCATAGCAAAACCGTTGAATCCATTCGCAAGCACTGCTCCGTAGGCTCCCACATTTTCGAACACTACACTATCACCCACATCTAGCTCGGGTAACTTCTCCACGGCAATTTGATCCAACACATGGCACGTTGGACCCCACAGCACCGCATCATACAGCCGTGCATTCATTCTACCGTCCACGACTGGTACAGCTTTCTGTCCCTCTAGAGCAGTGCAG from Anopheles stephensi strain Indian chromosome 2, UCI_ANSTEP_V1.0, whole genome shotgun sequence includes the following:
- the LOC118503135 gene encoding ornithine decarboxylase 1-like, which gives rise to MQKTPAGLAVSVERSSVPVERLVMDPGYVLIDEHGSVEEMIRLISKRATISEPLNVLNLDDIVAKHRHWQRKLPTVAPFYAVKCNSHPAILRLLVALGCGFDCASKAELETVIGLGATTDRIVYANPNKSIGSILYAKQAAVKRMTFDGSDELDKIAKHFPEAELILRIRYDARVAQLSLGRKFGCDPNRDAKPLLEHAKSLGLRVIGVSFHVGSGSMDAECFYGGIRKAIEIFDMGRSMGVEMHLLDIGGGYPGANMEHFDLCTHHINKALEKFVHPRQGTKVTVIAEPGRYYVESAVTALVNVVAKSYEKDHTGAIYRIRYYVDDGLYDTFDWCDAHTNTPVVQEDKRDSACVRSVIYGRTMCEHDVIREEIFLPEHEIGDCLIFPNKGAYGKLLGRGHNGFSPTGVKVCLTRATLNYMCAVAVKAARG
- the LOC118503136 gene encoding ornithine decarboxylase-like, encoding MDSPPERHSATELVQRFISSGTTESPVNILDLDEIVRSHRRWKDSYPFAVPFFLPSVNNHPKVLTLLGKLGLGFSCASIVEMRAALKQGGVPPDRIILAHPAKTPETILYAKQKNIRRIVCDSVQEIGKVHRLYPTAHIILRVRVFAEQKFGCCPTAEGVREIFDYANATAETVSIVGIQVAVPQSRVLDAVETLRHALLIAKVAIEQASLAGLADIRQLMLSGTESVSADRLQQTLAEFNFDPATLVIIETERQLVQSAVTLVTSVQSKRVIRQAGTTGPIQEIMYFINDGRYGSFEWWNEIDKHPATVFRTHGETVSTASTHPSSLWGPSCDSADIVCERLELPELEIGDFLVFPGMGAYGVTLASCFNGFPIPNTIVCARLETTRALVGDG